The Tessaracoccus flavus genome includes the window GTGCGGTCGTCGACGTAGGCGACGTGCGTGTCGCCGACGCTGTACGCCCCGCCTCCGTACTCCATCGCACGCGACCGCACCGACGCCTCGGGGGTGAGGTCCGTGACGACGCCGTCGGCCCACCGCCGGACGGTGCTGCGGCCGTCCTCGGCTGCGATCGTCGCCAGCCAGAAGACACCCTGGCCGGTCACCTGAACCTGGGAGATGGCGTCGGGGTAGTGGAGGACTGAGTCAAGGCTGAGCGGTTGGCGCATGCCTCTTTCCTACCGTCGGCGTGGGGGCGGCACAAGTCGGCCATTGCACCGGGGACCACCGGTGATGCACAATGGGGTCACACCTGGCCGGGCCTGATCGCAGGGGAAGGCAATCCGGCCCGACCAGGAGGTACCCATATGTCTGCTCGTCTCGACACGAACAGCAACTCGCAGGCGCGCGGGATGATCTTCGTCCACTCCGCGCCTGCCGCGCTGTGCCCGCACATCGAATGGGCCATCGGGGCCGCCCTGAACGGGCGCCCCACCCTCACCTGGACCGCGCAGCCCGCCGAGAGCGGCTCGCAGCGCGCCGAGCTGTCGTGGGCGTCGCCCATCGGGACCGGTGCCGCGATCGCGAGCTCTCTTCAGAAGCTGGGCCGCGTGCGCTTCGAGGTCACGGAGGAGCCGTCGGCCGGCAGCGACGGTCAGCGCTACTGCTTCACCCCGTCGCTGGGCGCCTTCTCGGCGGTGGTCGGCGTCCACGGTGACATCCTCGTGCCGGAGGACCGGCTGAAGCACGCCGTCGCGACGGACGCCCTCGGCGGCGAACCGATCTACAAGGGGCTCGAACGTCTGTTGGGCGTCCCCTGGGACGAGGAGCTCGACGTCTTCCGCCACGCGAGCGAGGACGCGCCCGTGCGCTGGCTGCACCAGGTCGTCTAACGCCAACCCGGACGACGGCACGCCAACGACAATCAGCGACGCCCGCGAGATCTCGCGGGCGTCGCTGTATTTCGCTGGTGTGAGCGAATTGCGATTGGCGTCTTGGTGTGCCGGTTGGCGTCGGTGAGGGCTCAGCTCAGTCCGTGATGTTCTCGTTGGTGACCACGACGGCGACGTTGTGGCCGCCGAAGCCGAACGAGTTGTTGACCGCGGCGAGGTCACCGTCGGGAAGCTGCCGGTTCTCGGTCGCGACGTCGATGCCGAGGTCCGGCTCAATGTTGTCGACGTTGATCGTGCCGGGCACCACCCGGTTCTTCAGCGCCAGCACGGTGGCGAGCGTCTCGAGCGCGCCGGCGCCGCCGAGCAGGTGCCCAGTCATGGACTTGGTCGAGTTGACCACCACGTGCTCGACGTCGCGGCCGAGCGCGTTACGGATGGACCCTGCCTCAGTGATGTCCCCCTGCGGGGTGGACGTGCCGTGGGCGTTGACGTGGACGATATCGGAGGCGCTGAGCCCTGCCTCGCGGAGGCCCTTGACCATGGCCTGCGACTGCCCGTACCCCTCGGGGTCGGGCTGGACGATGTCGTGGCTGTCGGCGGTCATGCCGGCGCCGCGCAGCGTGCCGTAGATCTTCGCGCCACGGGCCTGTGCATGCTCCAGCGTCTCGAGCACCAGCATCGCCGCGCCCTCGCCGAGGACGAACCCGTCGCGGTCGACGTCCCAGGGTCTCGAGGCCCGTTCGGGTTCGTCGTTGCGCCGCGAGAGGGCCTGCATCTGGCCGAAGGCGCCGATGGGGAGGGGGTGGATGACGGCCTCGCCGCCGCCGACCATGACCACGTCGGCGCGCCCGAGGCGGATCGTGTCCAGCCCCAGCGAGATCGCCTCGTTCGACGAGGCGCAGGCGGAGATGGGCGTGTGGATCCCGGCGCGGGCACCGATCTTCAGGCCGATGTTGGCGGCTGGGGCGTTGGCCATCAGCATCGGGATGGTGAAGGGGGAGACGCGGCGCACGCCCTTGTCCTTCATGACATCCCACTGCCCCAGCAATGAGTGCAGGCCGCCGATGCCGGTCGCGCTGCACACGCCGAGGCGGTCTCGGTCCACGGGGTTGTCCTCGCCGAGCCCGAATCCCGCGTCGGCCCAGGCCTCAAGGCCAGCGACCATGACCAACTGCGTCGAGCGGTCCAGCTTCCGGGCCTCGATGCGGTCGATGATCTCGGTGGGCTCGACGGCGGCCCTCGCCGCGATGCGGGTGGGCAGGTCCGCGGCCCAGTCCTCGGTGATGAGGGAGACGCCCGAGCGCCCGGAGAGCAGGGCCTCCCAGGTGGACGGGGCTGTACCACCGAGAGGGGTGGTGGCGCCGATGCCGGTGATCACGACGGTGGTGGACATGAGGCTCCTCTAAATGATGGATGAGTGGGAGCGGCGGGGCGTGATCCGCCCCGCCGCAACGCGATCAGTTGGTGGCGCGCTCGATGTAGGCGACGGCGTCGCCCACGGTCTTGAGGTTCTTGGCGTCCTCGTCGGGGATCTCGACGCCGAACTTGTCCTCGCAGCCGTAGATGATCTCGACCATCGAGAGCGAGTCCACGCCGAGGTCGTCGACGAACGACTTGTCGAGCTGGACGTCCTCGGTGGCGATGCCGGCGATGTCGTTGACGATCTCAGCCAGGTCGGCGCGGATCTCTTCAGTGCTAGCCATGTCTGGCTCCTTCTCTAGTGAGTGTGCGGTCAGGGCAGGATCACGGTCTGGCCGGCGAACACGAGGCCCGCTCCAAATCCGATGATCAGGGCGCTGTCGCCGCTCTTGGCCTGCCCGGATTCGAGCAGGCTTTCCATCGCCAGCGGGATCGATGCCGCAGACGAATTACCCATGGTGACGATGTCGCGGGCGACCACGACCTCCTCGGGCAGCTTGAGGTGGCGCAACATGGAGTCGGTGATCCGGTTGTTCGCCTGGTGGGGGATGAAGCAGTCGAGCTCGTCGGGCGTCAGGCCGGAGGCTTCGAGCGTCTCCTTTGCCTTCTCCACGATCGAGGTGGTGGCCCACTTGAAGACCTCGCGACCCTCCATGTGGATGAACGGGCCCTTCTCCTCGGGGCCGACGGTGCGCCAGTCGTCGATCTCGATGACCGCGTGCGCCTCCGGCTTCGAACCCCAGATGGTAGGGCCGATCGCCGGCTCGTCGCTGGGGCCGATGACGACCGCGCCTGCGCCGTCGGAGAAGAGGAAGGCGGTCGAGCGGTCGTCGATGTCGGTGTAGCGCGAGAGCACCTCGACGCCGAGCACGAGCACGTGCCGCGCCGAGCCCGAGCGGACCATCGATTCGGCCAGCCCGACGCCGTAGCAGAAGCCTGCGCAGGCTGCCGAGAGATCGAACGCCGCAGGCGCGGGCAGCCCGAGCTTTTCGGCGATGATGCAGGCCAGCGCGGGCGTCTGCATGAAATGGGAGACGGTCGACACCAGGACGGCGTCGATGTCGGAGGGCTGCAGCCCGGCCCGTTCGATCGCCTTGGAGGCGGCCTCGAGGCCGAGCGTCTCCGCGTCCTCGCCGTCGGCGGCCCAGCGGCGCTCCTTAATGCCGGTGCGCTGGGTGATCCACTCGTCGGTGGAGTCGATCATCGTGCACAGCTCGTCGTTGGTGACGACGCGGCTGCCGCGGGCTCCGCCCACGCTCATCAGTCGAGCGTGGGTGGCGCCGGTGGAGGTCTTGAGGGTCATGTCGCTCAGTTCTCGTCGTTGTGGAAGGTGGAGTGGGTGCGGCAGAACGCCCGCGCGTCATCGAGCTGGTCGGGGGAGTCGAGGTTGAACAGCTCCACGCCGGGAAGGTTCCGCTTCGCGATTCCGGTGAGCGTGCCGGCGGGCGTCAGCTCGAGGATGCCCGTCACCCCCAGCTGCGTCATCGTCTCCATGCAGAGATCCCAGCGGACCGGGTTGGCCACCTGGTTGATCATCCGCAGGAGGGCGTCATCCCCGTTGGTGACGACGGCCCCGTCTCGGTTGGAGATCAGGCGCGTGCGTGGTGCGGCGGAGGCCACACCCTCGGCGACTCGCGTCAGGCGCTCGACGGCGGGCTCCATGTGCACGGTGTGGAATGCGCCGGCCACGCTGAGCGGGACCAGCCGAGCCCGTCGCGGTGGGTTGTCCGCGAGGGCTGCGAGCTGTTCGACGGTGCCCGCGGCGACGATCTGTCCAGCGCCGTTGTTGTTGGCGGGGGTGAGGCCGGCCTCCTCGATGGCGGCCAGCACCTCGTCCGGCTTGCCGGCGACGACGGCGGTCATGGAGGTCTCGCGGAGCGCTGAGGCCTCAGCCATTGCCTGCCCGCGCTCGCGGACCAGCTTGATCGCGTCGTCGTCGTGCAGCACTCCGGCGAGTGCCATCGCCGCGAGCTCGCCGACGGAGTGACCGGCGACGACGTCCGCGAGAGAGGCGAGGTCGGCCGACAGGGCGCGGGCCGCCACGAGACTGGCGGCCACGAGGAGCGGCTGCGCCACGGCGGTGTCGCGGATGGTCTCGGCATCCGCCTCCGTGCCGAAGTGGGCGAGGTCGAGGTCGGTGACGCCCGACATCTGCGCCACACGTTCGGCGGATTCCGGGTCCTGGAGCCACGCAGTGAGGAAGCCGGGGGTCTGGGCGCCTTGACCGGGCGCGACGATTGCAAGCACGAGATTCAGTCTTCCCGGCCCCCGCGTCGGAGGCGGGATCGAATGTCACGAAATTATCACGCAGCGGTTTGTGGAGTTCTGACAAGCCCTCTCGAGCTAGCAGCCCTGAGAGGGGGGTGACGCTTGTCGGGTGCACTGAATCACGCCGGTGTTGCCCGGCGTCGGCGGTTACGGACCGCGCTCAGTCGTGGAGCCGGCCGAGCGTGATCGCCATGCGGAGGATGTAGGCCTCGCGTGGATCGGCTGGGTTGTAACCGGTGACCTCCTGGATGCGCTTGAGGCGGTAGCGCACCGTGTTGGGGTGGATGAACAGGGCGCGGGCGGTCGCCTCCATCGAGGAGCCGCAGTCGAGGAAGCCCACGCACGTGTCGAGGAGTTCCTTGTGCGCGGCCAGGGCGGGGTAGAGCTCCGAGGCCAGGACGCGGCGGGCGTGGCCGTCTCCCGCCAACGCTCGCTCGGGAAGGAGATCCACCGACAGCAGGGTCCTCGGGCCCTCCGGCCAAGCCTTCGCGGCGCGGTAGCCCGAGGCGGCGGCGCGGGCCGAACGCGGTGCCCCGGCGAGCGTCTCGGCTGTCGGCCCGACGACGATTGGACCGGTCGCGAAATGCTCCTGCAACTGCGCGATGCGGTCACAGGTCTCGACCGGCTCGGTGACCCCCGCGCCCCCGATGATGCACACCAGGCGGTCGCCCTGCGGGGCGGCCAGGACGTCGAGCGAGAGCTTGGCGGCGGCGCGGCGGAGCGCATCGATGCTGCCGTCCTCCGCCATCCCGCCGATTGCCACGACCACGCGGGACTCTGTGTTCCAGCCAAGGGTGGAGGCGCGCGAGAGCATGGATTCGTCGGTTTCGGCACGCACCACGGCGTCGACGATCGTCGCCTCGATCCGCGAGTCCCAGGCGCCGCGCGCCTCCGCGGCGCGGGCATAGATCGCGGCGGCGGCGAAGGCGATCTCGCGCGAGTAGTGCACGATCCCCAGTTGCACCGGCTGGCGGTCCCCTCGCGGCAGGAGGTGCTGGAGTTGTTCCTCCAGGACCTCAGTGGTCGTGCGCACCAGGTCGACGGTCTGCTGGAGGGAGATCCGTCGCGCCATCGCCCGAGGGGCGGCTTCGAACACCGTCTCCGCCTTGAACTCGGCACCGGAGAACCACGTGACGAATCCGTCGATGCCGGCGCGGGCCAGGATGCCGATCCACGACCTCGACTCCGGGTCCAGCTGACCGAACCACTCGTGACGCTGGGTCATGGCGGTCACGGTCGCCGTGTTGATCTCAGAGGTGGCCGCGCTCAGCCGTTTCAGCAGCGCCGTGCGGGCGCGCGACGACGAGATGAGGGCGGGCGCTGTGCCGGGGCGGTGATCCATGGCGTCAGCCTAGTGCCCGCGATCGGTGCGGCTAGGCTGTCGCTATGGCGCGCAGGGTGTTCGTGATCGGGATGGGCCCCGGAGGCTTCGGGCAGCTGACGCTCGACGCCGTCGACGCGATGAACGAGGTGGACGTCTTCCTCGTGGGCGACCACAGCGACGACGCCCCCGACCTCGTCTGGCTGCGCAGCGAGGTGATCCGCCGTCACGTCGCCCGTGCTCACCGCGTGATCACGGTCCTGGATCCCGGCCGGGACCACCCACCGCCGGACGACCTGGACGATGCGCGGCTGGCCACCTACGGGCAGATCCTCGGCGGGCTGTCCGACGACCTCACCGTGGGTTTCCTGGCCTGGGGGGACCCGGTGACGTACGACTCGATCCTGCGCGTCGTCGATGCGCTCCGATCCGCCCACCCGCTCGAGGTGAAGGTAATCCCCGGCGTCAGCGCGCCGCAGGTGCTCGCGGCCGCCCACCAGATCGCACTGGACGGACGCGCGGTCCACATCACGACCGGTCCAAGGCTGTTGTCGGACTACGACCCGGGGCTGGGTGATGTCGTGGTGCTCAACGACCCCGACCTCACCTGCCGGGGATTGGCGGAGGAGTTCCCGGACCTCGAGATCTTCTGGGGTGCCTTCCTCGGCACGGAGGATCAGGTGCTCGCCAACGGCCCCCTGCGACAGGTACTGCCGGACCTCGTGGACCTGCGGGACAAGCTGCAGGCCCATCACGGATGGCTGAACGACACCTATCTCCTGCGTCCGTAACGTGGGCGGTCCCACGCGTTGGACGTCGCTGGGTCTAGGTTGACCGCGTTCCCCCGACCGGAAGGCACCAGCGATGCAGCAGCTCCAGGACATTCTCGATTCAACGGCCTCATTCGTCTGGGGCCCGCTTTTCCTCATCCCTCTTCTCCTTCTCACGGGGCTGTGGCTGACCGTGCGTCTGCGCGGGATCCAGTTCCGGACCCTCGGGTCAGCGATGAGGCTGGCGCTCTGGGAACGCCATGACCATGACGCCGAGGGCGGCGACATCTCCCATTTCCAGGCGCTCACCACCGCGCTCGCCGCCACGGTGGGCGTCGGCAACATCGTGGGCGTCGCCACCGCCATCTCGATCGGGGGACCGGGGGCGCTGTTCTGGATGTGGGTGACGGGCCTGGTCGGCATGGCCTCCAAGTACTCCGAGGCCTTCCTGGCCGTGCGGTTCCGCACCGTCGACGACAAGGGCGAGGTCTCGGGCGGCCCGCAGTACTACCTCAAGAAGGCGCTCCCCGGACAGTGGGGTGTGGCGCTCAGCATCATCTTCGCCGTGTTCGCGGTGCTGGCGAGCTTCGGCATCGGCAACATGACCCAGGGCAACGCGGTGGCGGCCAACATGGAGGACGCCTTCGGCGTGCCGACGCAGATCACCGCCATCGTCCTGGCCGTGTTCGTGGGCCTCGTCATCCTTGGCGGGATCAAGGTCATCGGGCGGGTCACCGCAGCGTTCGTGCCGATCATGATCGTCCTGTACGTCCTGGGAGCGCTGTTCATCCTGGCCGTCAACATCACCGACGTGCCAGGTGCCTTCGCCCTCATCTTCGGGCAGGCGTTCACCGGGCAGGCTGCCACCGGTGGCGCCATCGGCGGACTCATGATCGCCATCCAGATGGGTGTTGCCCGCGGCATCTTCTCCAACGAATCGGGCATGGGCTCCGCTGCGATCGCGGCGGCCGCCGCGAAGACCACGCACCCCGTCCGCCAGGGGCTCGTCTCGATGACGCAGACGTTCATCGACACCATCATCGTCGTGAGTTGCACCGGCCTCGTGCTGGTCACCACCGGAGTCTGGGAGGCCGACGCGAACGCCGCGGTGCTGACCTCCATGGCGTTCAGCACCGGGCTCCCCGGCAACTGGGGGCAGTACATCGTGGCGCTGGGCGTGGTGATGTTCGCATCCTCGACCATCCTCGGGTGGTCCTACTACGGCGACCGGTGCGTCGAGAGGCTGTTCGGGGCGCGCGCGACGCTCGCCTACCGCATCGTCTTCACGCTCGTTGTCTACGTCGGCGCGACGATCCCGCTCGGCATCGTCTGGTCGTTCGCCGACGTCATGAACGGTCTGATGGCCCTGCCCAACCTCATCGGTCTGCTCATCCTGTCCGGACTCATCGCCCGCGAGACCGCCCACTACCTGAAGAACGATCCGAAGCTTCGTGCCGGACGCACCGAGGTGGACGACTTCATGGCCGACCAGGTGCGGGAAGCCTAGGTGACGCCGTGAAGGATTCAATGCGCCCGGGGATCACCGGAACCCTGTCGGTCACGGTGGATGAGTCGCTGACCGTTCCGGAAGTCAGCAGCAAGTACCCGCGGTTCGCGGAGATGCCGCAGGTGTTCGCCACGGGGTACATGGTCGCCTTCGCCGAGTGCACGGCGATGGAGGCGATGGCACCTCACCTCGACGAGGGGGAGGACTCCGTCGGCATCGGCGTGGACATGACCCACACCGCCCCGACGCCGGTCGGCCTGACCGTGACCGCGGTGGCGGAGCTCGTGGAGGTGGACGGCCGAATCCTGACCTTCACCGTGACGCTCAGCGACGACGCCGGACCCATCGGCGAGGGACGCCACACGAGGGCGGTCATCAACCGCGAGAAGTTCGATGCCGGCGTCCAGAGGCGGCGCGAG containing:
- a CDS encoding PucR family transcriptional regulator, with product MDHRPGTAPALISSSRARTALLKRLSAATSEINTATVTAMTQRHEWFGQLDPESRSWIGILARAGIDGFVTWFSGAEFKAETVFEAAPRAMARRISLQQTVDLVRTTTEVLEEQLQHLLPRGDRQPVQLGIVHYSREIAFAAAAIYARAAEARGAWDSRIEATIVDAVVRAETDESMLSRASTLGWNTESRVVVAIGGMAEDGSIDALRRAAAKLSLDVLAAPQGDRLVCIIGGAGVTEPVETCDRIAQLQEHFATGPIVVGPTAETLAGAPRSARAAASGYRAAKAWPEGPRTLLSVDLLPERALAGDGHARRVLASELYPALAAHKELLDTCVGFLDCGSSMEATARALFIHPNTVRYRLKRIQEVTGYNPADPREAYILRMAITLGRLHD
- a CDS encoding ACP S-malonyltransferase, which encodes MLAIVAPGQGAQTPGFLTAWLQDPESAERVAQMSGVTDLDLAHFGTEADAETIRDTAVAQPLLVAASLVAARALSADLASLADVVAGHSVGELAAMALAGVLHDDDAIKLVRERGQAMAEASALRETSMTAVVAGKPDEVLAAIEEAGLTPANNNGAGQIVAAGTVEQLAALADNPPRRARLVPLSVAGAFHTVHMEPAVERLTRVAEGVASAAPRTRLISNRDGAVVTNGDDALLRMINQVANPVRWDLCMETMTQLGVTGILELTPAGTLTGIAKRNLPGVELFNLDSPDQLDDARAFCRTHSTFHNDEN
- a CDS encoding precorrin 6A synthase → MARRVFVIGMGPGGFGQLTLDAVDAMNEVDVFLVGDHSDDAPDLVWLRSEVIRRHVARAHRVITVLDPGRDHPPPDDLDDARLATYGQILGGLSDDLTVGFLAWGDPVTYDSILRVVDALRSAHPLEVKVIPGVSAPQVLAAAHQIALDGRAVHITTGPRLLSDYDPGLGDVVVLNDPDLTCRGLAEEFPDLEIFWGAFLGTEDQVLANGPLRQVLPDLVDLRDKLQAHHGWLNDTYLLRP
- a CDS encoding beta-ketoacyl-ACP synthase III — its product is MTLKTSTGATHARLMSVGGARGSRVVTNDELCTMIDSTDEWITQRTGIKERRWAADGEDAETLGLEAASKAIERAGLQPSDIDAVLVSTVSHFMQTPALACIIAEKLGLPAPAAFDLSAACAGFCYGVGLAESMVRSGSARHVLVLGVEVLSRYTDIDDRSTAFLFSDGAGAVVIGPSDEPAIGPTIWGSKPEAHAVIEIDDWRTVGPEEKGPFIHMEGREVFKWATTSIVEKAKETLEASGLTPDELDCFIPHQANNRITDSMLRHLKLPEEVVVARDIVTMGNSSAASIPLAMESLLESGQAKSGDSALIIGFGAGLVFAGQTVILP
- a CDS encoding beta-ketoacyl-[acyl-carrier-protein] synthase family protein — its product is MSTTVVITGIGATTPLGGTAPSTWEALLSGRSGVSLITEDWAADLPTRIAARAAVEPTEIIDRIEARKLDRSTQLVMVAGLEAWADAGFGLGEDNPVDRDRLGVCSATGIGGLHSLLGQWDVMKDKGVRRVSPFTIPMLMANAPAANIGLKIGARAGIHTPISACASSNEAISLGLDTIRLGRADVVMVGGGEAVIHPLPIGAFGQMQALSRRNDEPERASRPWDVDRDGFVLGEGAAMLVLETLEHAQARGAKIYGTLRGAGMTADSHDIVQPDPEGYGQSQAMVKGLREAGLSASDIVHVNAHGTSTPQGDITEAGSIRNALGRDVEHVVVNSTKSMTGHLLGGAGALETLATVLALKNRVVPGTINVDNIEPDLGIDVATENRQLPDGDLAAVNNSFGFGGHNVAVVVTNENITD
- a CDS encoding DUF3145 domain-containing protein produces the protein MSARLDTNSNSQARGMIFVHSAPAALCPHIEWAIGAALNGRPTLTWTAQPAESGSQRAELSWASPIGTGAAIASSLQKLGRVRFEVTEEPSAGSDGQRYCFTPSLGAFSAVVGVHGDILVPEDRLKHAVATDALGGEPIYKGLERLLGVPWDEELDVFRHASEDAPVRWLHQVV
- a CDS encoding thioesterase family protein; this encodes MKDSMRPGITGTLSVTVDESLTVPEVSSKYPRFAEMPQVFATGYMVAFAECTAMEAMAPHLDEGEDSVGIGVDMTHTAPTPVGLTVTAVAELVEVDGRILTFTVTLSDDAGPIGEGRHTRAVINREKFDAGVQRRRESIER
- a CDS encoding acyl carrier protein, whose protein sequence is MASTEEIRADLAEIVNDIAGIATEDVQLDKSFVDDLGVDSLSMVEIIYGCEDKFGVEIPDEDAKNLKTVGDAVAYIERATN
- a CDS encoding alanine/glycine:cation symporter family protein produces the protein MQQLQDILDSTASFVWGPLFLIPLLLLTGLWLTVRLRGIQFRTLGSAMRLALWERHDHDAEGGDISHFQALTTALAATVGVGNIVGVATAISIGGPGALFWMWVTGLVGMASKYSEAFLAVRFRTVDDKGEVSGGPQYYLKKALPGQWGVALSIIFAVFAVLASFGIGNMTQGNAVAANMEDAFGVPTQITAIVLAVFVGLVILGGIKVIGRVTAAFVPIMIVLYVLGALFILAVNITDVPGAFALIFGQAFTGQAATGGAIGGLMIAIQMGVARGIFSNESGMGSAAIAAAAAKTTHPVRQGLVSMTQTFIDTIIVVSCTGLVLVTTGVWEADANAAVLTSMAFSTGLPGNWGQYIVALGVVMFASSTILGWSYYGDRCVERLFGARATLAYRIVFTLVVYVGATIPLGIVWSFADVMNGLMALPNLIGLLILSGLIARETAHYLKNDPKLRAGRTEVDDFMADQVREA